In Oreochromis aureus strain Israel breed Guangdong linkage group 6, ZZ_aureus, whole genome shotgun sequence, the genomic window TCGCCTCATCTTTATGAGTTATATGTGATAATCCTCTTCTCTTCTACACTGTCTTACAAATATACCTCAAAGAATTTGAGTAAGTTTCTAAGATCTAGCTGAAGTGTTACTGAACCAAAGTGAGTCAGTCAGCAGATGTTTACGCAATGACACTTCAGTATATATCAATAAAGACTTGGTTTAACGACCATTAGAATGGTATCTGGATTTTTCCAAGGGTAGCTGCATAGGCAGAGGCCACCCAGTTATTTTGATTTATAAGCAGCCTGAAATATGAGTCACCACTCAGTTCAggaaagcgctttgagggttaCTTCTAATAGGATTTCAAGGGGTAAGGAgttaatgtttcattttctttttgtagccAACCTGACAAATAAATGACCGTGCAGGATGCTGgattaaaagaaacaacaacaaaagaccaAAAGACTTTGTGTTAATCGTGTTGCTAATTTCTGCCACACAGACTGGTGGAAATAAACCAGCTGCTGTAGCAGCAtgcctctttttcttcttttaactttCTGGTGCCCTATCCGGGGTATTTGACTCCACACATCTATATGACAGAGCAATACCCCCGTCCTCTTTTTACCCTCAGTTAAGACATACGTGACTCAGTCTCCTGTACTCTCCCGTCTCCAAGATGAACTTCCCTTTCTCTTATCCAGCCTGTTAGCTTGCATGTGAGCCTGTCTGTTTAGACTGGTTTATGGGAAACATGTTCCTCTGTAGAACGCAACTATGACTAAACCTAAAATGACTGAACCTGAAGAAAGATGTGAACTgggttttaatttgaaaggaGCTAAATTTGTCGTCTGTCACTGTGTGTTCTTTTATGTCAGGATTAAATCAAAGCATCACCCCCTTAGTGTTACGGAGAGACTACAAACAGAAGAGAAGCTGATTCTATCCTAAATACAGTAACATACTCTTAAACCCAGATTCCCTGCTTCCTTATTTCCACACAGAGCTCATCATGTTCTGACTTCTGATCATTTTCAGGAAGTAGAGGTCAGAGGTGTAATTACACTGATCCATTGACACACATCCAGCTTACATCTAGAGCAGGGACATCAAACTCGTTTTACActgtgggccacatacagccagaccagtgaaactacacaagtgtgtaaaattacagctCTGGTAGCTCATagcccagactgtcctgtaattataacATAACTGTTTCATGAATTCATCTAAAATGTCTTTCCCCCCCCTctctaacaaaacaaaacaaaacaaaacaaaacaaaaaacaaaaacaaactaaacatccatccatccatccattcgcttccgcttctccttttcagggtcgcggggggcgctggagcctatcccagctgtcatggggcgagaggcggggtacaccctggacaggtcgccagtctgtcgcagggccaacacacaaggacagacaaccattcacactcacattcgctcgcacattcacacctagtggcaatttggtttatccaattaacctatccccacaagttgcatgtctttggacggtgggaggaagccggagtacccggagagaacccacgcaaacacggggagaacatgcaaactccacacagaaagactccggcctgatgttggaattgaactcaggaccttcttgctgtgcggcaacagtgctaaccaccgtgccaccgtgctctTTTTCACAAAGATAATATTAGACTGTTTGTGGAAATTCCCACAAACCCTTTAATAGCCATGAGAGGATAAACAGCTGGTTCATTGTTCCATGACCAGGAAGGGTACACATTTTCCCTCCTGATCAACAATGGGAATTTCATTTCCAGTTCTGTGGTGTAAACCTGTGCAGGTAGGCTGATGAGTGTGAATCTACTGAAGTTGGAACACCCTTTTAGGGGCAAtcgttgggagttcgccttgtaatcggaaggttgccggtttgagccccagCTCGAAActaaacaaactaaacaaaaaaacaaaatagtaGAAAAAAAAGTAGTAGAAAGTGGAAAATCAGGATCGTTTACTTATTAGATATTTATTCCTTTGGTGTAGTGTGAATGTCAAGGGGGGAAGATGGGTCTTTATCaataggaaaagctgtaaaacttcaGAAAATACAGCTAAAAGCTCAAAATCTGTGCACATTTCTAAAGCTGTCCAGTGGGCCGGCTTGAAGTCTTTGCTGGGTCGATTCTAATCCCCACGgcttatgtttgacaccactGATCTAAAGTTTGAAGTTTAAACTGGAACCGCAACTGGGTTTTATCACCCATCGCACATTTATTTAAAGAGTAATCTTGATGGATGAATCAGCATCTTAACCATCTCTAGCTTATCAGAGATAAAacggtttgtttgtttataccTATAGCACAACGATGTCTCTGCAGTACTGTAAGGCAAACTACACCACCCAGTTGTGCTACAAAACTTCACTGTGTTGCTTTATGTATCCAATTTACAGAAGTGCAACTGTGTATTTGCTTTAGGGGACTGAAACCCTCTATGTGTCATCTTTACATGGTTTATTTATAAGCCTCGCGGCTGGTTTAGTTGATGCAGTTCAGTTATTGCTGTAGTTGCAGTGGCTGGTTTGGTTGCACAAGCTGCCATACcatcttttactgtttattcTGTTAATATAACACTTTGAGCCACTCCCACCCCTTATAAACATGTAATCagaataatgtaaatataaagatATGATAGCGagcaaacaaaaagtcactttacAAGGTGCagaaaaaatgataaatattctctctttaaaaaaaaaaaaaaaacaaaaaccaataaCTTCCACTCTGTTCCCCTTGACTGACTGCAGCTGAAGTCATTGATTTCAGGTAATTTTACTGTCATTTGTTTGCACCACCACGATGAATCATGAAGTAGTGTTTTGACTCTGGTTAGTGAAACTCAGGAAATGTATTTAGAGAACCTGTGTGCTATAAAAATATCAACATTTTTCCCCAGTGTATAGAAAATATATCACAAAAGGAATCATTAAGAAAGACTGCTGTCATATATAACATACTGGACATAAAATAATATCTCCAAGTACAATTAGTGTGAGTAATTATAACAGCCACTGGAAATGGTACAAAAATACAATTACCAATAACCACCACCATTCTTTGAAGCAAAAGATGTAAAACCATGAAGTCATAGTAACATCTGTACTTTGAAACAGAATATCTGCAAATGAACCGATTACTGACTTCTCAGACTATCACAGGCATGATGGAAAATAAAAAGTCCTACAGTGCTActgttcatttaaaaacaaagctttGTGGTGTAATGCATGCATTTTTCCTTTGCCGCCCTCACCCAGATGCTTTCTCCCTAAATTGGCACCGAGTCATGAAAACTTTAAGAACCCCGCGTTAACCATCTGACTTGAGTATTATGAGGCGTCACCTTGCTGCCCACACAGGCTGCTGTGTCCCAGGTTGAGGGCGATTCCTGAGGCTGCTCGTCACTCCAGATGGTCTGATTGCTGTGCATGTTCTGGCCCTCATGACTGTGAAAACCACTTGTAAAAGTTCCATTACCTGCAAAATGATAACAAACAACAACTCAGATTTGAACCAGCAGTGACGTTTAGCCTTTGCATTATTTGTTGGTTGCAGTGTTATATAGCTGATCTTCTACAAAGCAATGGGAACACATAACTGGTTCAAAGTGCTTATCATGAGCTCGTACCTATGTAGCCGTTTTCCGGAGGGTAGTTATAGGAACTGTTACAGTGGCTGCTGGCACTATTCCAACGTAACCTGCAGGAGAGGAGGAAATATTTAACAGAGTCAAAGAAGCCGAAACACTAATCTACAGAAAAGCAAATAtgcagtgcagcagcagaggaaaGATGTTCAAGCATGTGCTTACTCAGTTAGGGATGCTGTTTACAGAGAAGGTCTGAGGAACACCAAACTTTTGAGATGAATATGCAGATTATCCACAGGTGAAAAGCCGCTTTATATTCACATTTATAAAGTTTTCTCCACTTCTACTAATGATTTTTAATCACTTCATGAATCTAAGAGTCTGTTATGGACACTAGATTTGTTTTAGACTCCACTAACCCCAGCCCTCTCTTTGGTGCCATCATAAAGACCCACGCAGACAGTTCATTTACTGGAACTGAGTGAAGCGCCACTAACCAAGTGTTTCCATAACGTCTTCAAATACTCACCCGCGGTATGATGCGGTGGTTGGTGGTATATAGCGCATTGCTTCGGTGGCGTTGTATCTAAACTCACTGGTGAGGGGGATGGGTGGAGCTGACCATGTATCTTCAGGCAGATACTGACCTGTCACATCTGTGAGGAGAGGACATGATAACGATTACGAAAACGGACGTGACGCACAACCGTGGTTGAAGACAAGTTTACTGCACATTTTGCCTTTTCAAAAAGTGTGCCTTTGCTATAAATGATTAAGCCTTTACCCGTGTTCTGGTCCATTcctgcagcaacagcagcagcaaagctTGAGGTGAAGCTGGGCCTGGTGGACTCTTGGCTTTGGCATTGGTCTTTATGGTACAGGCTGTTCATGCTGAACAGAGGAAAGGCAAAAGTTACGACTTACACTGTGTCTGAATAAACCACAAGATAACCTAAATCCAGTAAAGAAAgtacagcaaaaaacaaaacaaaaacacatgaatgaCCACCTCTGACAAAGTCATTGGAATACAAATTACAGACTGatacatttgtatttgtttaagttggcaaaaaaagactaaaaaaagaaagaaattttaTACTTATAATAATCAGAACCAGTTCTTGTGGTACCTTTTAGTCTTATAGTTGGCATTAATGGGCTGGTAGCTGTCAACCTCTTTTGGGTACACACTGTACTGCATGGAGTCccctggaaaaacaaacaaactgactaATGTTAAAAAGTGTCAAACTACAGTTCTCATCTATTATAAGAAGACTTTTACTGACTAGTTTCCTacattacacacattcactcaaagGCTGAGAAAGTGTGACGCTGGCTGCAGAGACAGCACCACTATAAACCCAAACAAAGCAGCACTGCAACAACAATTTGAGTTGGGTTTCTTTTCAAGAGAAGGTAAGCGCCCCATACTTTTTCTAGATGAGGTAGTGGAGCGGTGTGTCCGGGCACTGGCGTCCTTGTCTCCCTCCATGCTGCTGGTGCTGCTACAGCTGCCCCAGCTCCCTCTGCTGGCCCTCACGCTGCCCGATGAGCTGCCTGAGTCTGAGCCTGATTCGCACACGCTGCCCACGCGCCGCTCTGGAGTACACTTCTTCCGAGTGCGAGCAGGACACACACCTGGCAGGAACAAAGGCCAGCGAAATGAGAATCGACTTTCCTCACCAAAGTAGCTTCATTTAAAGGAAGCTCGGTAACGGCCGAGTTAGTTATTTGTGCCCACCGTTCTGTTTGAGTGGGCTCTCAGCAGTCTGCACAGGCTTCAGTGCTTCTGTCTTGAAGCTGTTGGTGGAGCGGTTCCTGCTGCGGGTTCCACTGACAAAGTCCACAGTTTTCCAATCAGGTTCCTTCTCCCTCTCTGGTGTTACTTGCATGTTGTGCTCAGGAGCGCTACAACAGTAATTAGGAGACAAATCAACaacaaaacccccccaaaacaacacATGGTTTTATATTATTGGGTTAACTGAGAGCCTCTGCTTGTTTTTATATTAAACTTCAAAGATTTTTCTTAAGGTATCTTTCATCATgagctttaaaaacataaagtgtTGCTTTGGTTAAGTGCGTGTGTATTACCTGGAGACATTTTCAGTCTTCCTGCGGCTCCTCTTTCCCTTATTATTCCCTGCTGCAGTGCCAGACTCTGTGCtctgtgctttctttttctgtcctttGCAGTCGTCTCTCAGCTAGAAGGGGTAAACAAACAGGGATgacagttgtttttttctatagaAATCTCTTTGATGATAAAAGTCAAAGGAGAAATGAATTTGTTATTGTAATTAAACAGAAATGCAGCAGTCTAACAAAAACTCCTTTACCTCTACCTCAGAACTGTCCCTTTTCTCAGACTCCATCTTCTCTGCATAGTGCTCAGTGCAGCTCTTTTCTATGGGACTGCACACTAACAGGCCCGGTCTGGGTCCTGCACCCAGTGTGACATTATCTGGGAAACCAGCAGGTATTTCCATGGGAAACATAACCGCTGCTGGCATTGTATCTTCCACGACTTCTTTAAAGTCTGGGGCTGTCATCTTCTCCATCTCATTGATGAAAGCTGgttcgttgttgttgttgcagacGTCAGTGTCGGGAGTGAGGGGAGGATCTGGTCTCAGGTCTTCCAGCTCTTCATCCACTGTCACAGCACCAGCTGATGCTGTGGATGAGCTGGGTTTATATTTGGAGTAATAGAGTGAAACCTTGCATTTCTTCTGTTGTTGGGTGGGTGTGGTTGAGGAGCCTTTCTTTGAGGACTGAGGTCGAGGGGCGGGGCTGTTGGCTAAGGCTGGAGACCCGCGGCCTTTACCTTTGTCGGATGTGTGGCAGGTGTCCACATAGGTCTTACAACTGCCTTTTGTTTTActgcacagacagacatttgACTATTTAGAGTGTTTTAACACCAAAAAGTTTTCCTGCCACGTTTACGATTGgtgtacataaataaatgagGAAGAAAAATCTACATACTGTACTCCATTGGGTGTGATATTATTGACTGAGCCATTTTCCCGGGACAAGACAGAGTTGTGGTTGCTCCTGCTGCTCGGTGCAGAGAACTCATTCAAGATAAACTGTGCTTGATAAAAGGCCATCAGGCACACACCAAACAAGGAGAAACTGCAACAAAAACAGAGATCCGGAAAAATTTACAAGTCAATCAAAAACTTAACCGCAATCAATAAACATTCCCCGATGCATCCGCTTCTCCTCAAAAATCACTGTTACTAACCACGTGAAGATGAGCGTGACCACCCAGAAAGTTTCCTCCCAGCTGGGGCCGGGTACCACCTGGGCACAGAGGGGCAACATGTGATGGGGAAGCGTCACGTTGAGGGTAAAAGGGAAAGAAGTGCCACGTGATGTCACAAGGGTGAGGTCCCGAATGACCCAGGATGAGGTGAAGTCTGGGGTAAACCTGAAGACGTGGACAGGTAtaggcagagagagaaacaaacggcaaaatgattaaaaaggaGCCAAAATGatgagaattttaaaaaagtagagGAAGCTATATTCAGGACATATTGTGCAAGAATATAAAAAAGGAagagaaacagcaaaaaatatatCCATAACAAGAAAAGTAGGATATTGGGCAACTAATATATTGCGCAACCAGAAAAGTAAACCCCATTATGGTTTAAAATGAAATCCAAAAAGTTAAATGAGGGGACGTCATGAAGGAAAGGAGTCTGAAATTCCACTCACGCTATGGTGAGCTCAGAGGAGCTGTTGTGATCGAGGCTGAAGGAATGACACTGCAGCACCTCGAAGCCAAATCCCTGACACTTGTAACCATTTATATTCATTGACATGACTGTCAGGGGAAGCTCGCCGGCATTCTCCACCTTGAAGCTCTTTCTGATGGCAAAAAGGGGCTTATTGCTGCGCAGACCTGTAAGCGTCAGAAATATTGCCCATTAGCCTGATTTTGATCGTACATTTAGCTTAAAATTTACATTAATATGACAGCTGATAAACTTCACTCTCACCATCACGACACTCCATTAGCGTTGACTGAGGAACATTAAAGCGTAAAGAGGCCCCAGGACCAGGCAGTTTGCTCCCAACTTTTAGCAGCTCTTTGGCCCCGTGGCCCTGCACCGTCACCATATCAAACACCGTCAGGTTgttcctggaaaaaaaaaaaaagaaagaaaaagattaaaaacacacaaactcagaCATCGAAAATTAAAATAGGAAATCAAGAGACACTTAAATCATGCCACATTTAGTCTTCAGTGTTGTAAACAGACAACTTACCgactttttaaaaactggcTACAAAACATGTTCCACTACACTTTTGTACCAAACCGGGTGCCACAAAAATGGTGGGAAATGCGAAATGTCTACGAAACACAAAAAACTCAGCACATATGGACCCAGAAGACACAATCAAATCCATTACACTATTATCAATGAATACCTGATGATAAGAATGGTGGTGGTGGGTTTGTGTTCAGAGGGAGTAAAAACCACAGCAACTTCTCTGGACTCCCagggctgcagcagcagacgTAAGACTCCCTCTCCGGTTTTTTCTTCCATATTCTTACCCACCTGTACAGATGCACACAGGAGGGAAGAAATGGAAAGGATTAGTCAAAGAAAAGAACATGAGACGGTGGCACAGGTTTATTTTGAGGAGTTTTTCCAAGGCTTACCTTGGAGGAAGAAGCCAACAGAGAGAACTctgttgtgctgatgttaacAGAGAGAGGGCTGATATTAAACCTGCCAatccaaacaaagaaaacacctTCAGAAGTGGAGTAgaaggaggcgctgcagcatcaaaacagctgtgtactaAACTGCAACAATAACTTGACAACGTACCATTTGGTTAGAAGGTCCAGAGCCTCCAAGGGAGCAGGGTACAGAGAGAGGACCCGAATCTCTACAGAAACCACTGAAGACGAAGGATTCTTCAGCATGAACGTCTTAACCtggaacaaaaaaatgtttattttataagACAAATGCTTGTTAAGAATAAATGTTttcctaaattaaaaaaaaaatatcttaaaatgtgtaactaataaaaaataaatgctgtATTTTCAGTAAACAAACGTCACCCACCTTGCTCTCATTGACGGGAGTAGCACCAAAGTCCAGGAGAGACGATGCCTCCACTGGGAGTCTCGGCCACCTGACAAGACGAACATATTTACATGAATAATTATGCTAATGCTGACCGCTGATGGAATATAAAAGCACACAATGCaggagtgtgtgtttctctgtgtgtgtgtgttaaattcAAGAATAACCTGCAAGGCAGCTTGTCTTTGTGGCTCTGCCATCGAGAGCAGAGTTCAGCTGCTAGTTTGCTGTCCACAGCCCAAGACGAGTGGGAAAAATCTGGAAGAAGAGAGCGCTGCCACTCTGAGCGACCTAATGAAACACACCAGAAAATAACTTGGATCATAACATCTTCCAtcacaggaagaaagaaagaaagagagaagttTTACCTGTTTCAGACAGTCTAAGAGGACAAGGACGTCCACACTCTCTTTCCGCCTCAAACACCACCTCTCCCTGATGGCAAACATACAATTTTAAATTTCTACACAAATGCCCGACCCAAACACACTACCTACTAACCACTGAAACTGCTATTTTACCTTGGAAGGATTAGGATGGAAGTACAGTGGAACTTGCAGTGCTGTGCCCAGGCTGGTATTCAGACTGAGGGTGGAGACCTGGTTAACAGGCAGGGCCCTGCTGAGCAGCTGGAGGGACAGGACGTGCCAGCAGCCCTGAGGAACTGTCAGTGGAGTGTTGAAGTTCATCACCTGACAGACAGGGGGCAGCAGAGACAATCTGTTAAATCTTCCACTTTGCTTAGAATCCATATGATGAATGAATAACTTGTTACAGGTCAAAATATATGCACCATAACCTGGAGCAAATTTGATCATTGTGTGATAAAAACTGTGTTCTATCATCACATGTTGCACTGGTGCATGCCTACCTTCATTACCCCCTGCAGCTTCTCTGAGAGGCTTGCGTTCAACACAATGAGAGGCACGGGGAAGGGGTTGCTGAGCCACAAGTCCACCTGGTTAGCAGCTCTTTGTTTCATCTGGAACAGGCTGAACAAATCCCCGACAGGCCAtctgaagaaagaaagaaagaaaaaacattagtATAAAATGACCCCAGAAGAAAAATATAGATGATATACATTGATATActtgtctgtgttttttagtaccttaaaaacacttttaaatgaACTATTTCTGGGGCTATGTTGCTTCAGATCAGGTATACGTTTAATGTGATGATTGCAAAATTCCTCCATGTTACCTGTGTGGAACATGTAGTCCAGGGAAGCTGTAGGCTGTCCTGTTTCCCATAATTTTCAAACTGATATGACTTATACATTTCTGGTCGAGGCCAGGCAACGAGCCTGATAGAAAATACAAGTACAATTTCACTCAGAAGAATCGGTACGGGCTTAGAGGAAACTATTGCAACTTAAATAGGTAGTCACCTCTGCAGGCCAGTGTAGCCACTTCAGTGAAGTTTTTTGCTTCTGGTGTCAGAAGAACCTGATTAAAGTCCAAGCTAGCCTCTACTTTTGATAGCACCTGCATGTCCTGGAGACATAAAACAACGTTTTAGAGCTGCAATAATTCTACTCGCTGACTGTTGTACAACAAGGCAGAACTCTCACCTTTATATAGAGCTTCTTCCCTCCAGAATTTAACATATAAACTCTTATTTTTGATTCCCCTGTTGGAAGAAGCAAAGAGGAATGAGAATAATGTATACAAGTGTGATTCATGTGTAATACAACAGAATGAGGAGGCCGCTCAAACAAAGCGACATCAGAAAACAGGCAAGTATAATAAAATACTTCAGAAAGCGGTTCTGAAAGACAATAATGGTTCAAACTAATCACAGGAACTGTACACTGATGCTGTGTACACAACTGTGGGCAAAATAATTTGAACCTTCGCCCCTGATTTGgtgcaaaaaacagaaagaaaacaaaaatcaggacTGATGTCATATTTCCCATGCCTCTCATTAGATGGTTCTTTCAAAATGGCAAAATAATCCAATTCTTTTAATTGTATTCCTCGCCTAGTCAAACTAATACGTTTAAAAAATGGAAGCGACTCCACAGGAAATATAGAAGCTCTGTTATGGTTAAATCtgttaaaaagtaaatattATTTTGCTCTGATAGAGCTCCACCACACAAACATTCAGTGATGTAATTCATGTGTaggctgaaataaataaaaaaaaataccagtgcatgtttctcttttcataCTGAAATACTGTTTTATGAACGACAGTCAGAGTCGAGCCGTGCAGCGTGGCACGCTTGCGGTGTGAATTGCCTTCAGGGCACGAATCAGAAAGGTCGCAGACACCCACCGAATGCATCCTGTTCGGCAGTAGGGGCCAACAGTAGGACCAAAATGTGCTCAATGACATAGGGCTTGAGCTTGTCCAGCTCAGCAGGCTGGTCACCACGTGCCGACAGATTAATCTGCAGACTGAGACGCTCCTCGCTTTGGAGGCAGGACCCCTGGGATAGAACAGGAAAAGCATACCAGTCATGCACCAAACACAAGGACAAAATAAGGAGCACATGAACAATGAGGAGTAATCTgagaatttaaaacaaaatccaaCAAGCGGGAACAGAGACTAGATACATACCCTGACATAGCTGACCACTTTTGCCTGTCTGTTAACCGCTACCACCCTCCCTGTTACTAACACCCTCTTAAAGTTGACAGATCAGTAGTGGGATAGTGCAAATCTCACTACAAACCAGGGATCGTCTCAGTGGGTGAATCACCACTTGACGAACTGCAGACAGATACTATGGCTTGGTGCCACTGGGGGATCAAGGCCTGCAAAAGCAAAACTAATCCCGTGAAACCAAGACTACTGCTAACTTTCTGTTGGGCTCATTTGATCTGTACACAGCCGTGACTCCGACCCAAAGCCTATTTTGTTCAAGTAGACTTGAAAAAGAACTGAGCAGCAGGTGTTGGTCCTGAATACGAGCCAAAAGTTACAGCCGGGCCACTCGCGCCACAGCACacaaggaggatttcagtttgTATTAATATGACAGCGTAGCTGGGCTGTCTGCAGCAGTCTTCTCTCGCTTCGTGTGCACTTCTTCGATTATAAGGTTTCTTGAGAAAGCAATTAAAAGCCTGGCAAGAGATCTCCCTCTCCTCAGGGCTTCTGCAGAAAACAGAAGGCGCTCAGATGACGAGCCCGGCTGTCTGTTGGAAGTTTAAGACTGGCAGGCCTTCTGCTCAAGAGGAGTGAAGCTCAGCTCCGATTTTGCTAAGTAGGGGTGAACTAAAAATGGTGCAAGATCACACATCGTAAAAAAATCAAGTACGTGGCTAACTGCCTTTCTATTTCTTTCTCCTTATTTCCACAAAGTTTGCCCTGAGCTTCTTCTCATAGCATCGTGCTTTTCTTTTGATATTTTCAAATGCTTGCAGTAACTGCAAATCAAGAATATCTAGGTTTTTAAAATCAACAACAGTGCTTCAGAGAAGATGCTAAATTTTCAGGCGTGTTTAAAACCATTCTGAGCTGGAGTAATCCACCAAGATCTTCCCACTGTCTTTAGAGCCTCTAAATTCAGGGGTCTAAAATGCAGGCACACGAACCCCTGTACTTGTAAAACATGATTCTCCAGAGCAGCGTGTCAGCTGAAAAGGCTCGACAACTACTGAAACAGATGGAGACAAATTACCTGTGGACTGTTCCAACTCTTCGGTAAGCTGCACTCCAGGAGTAGACCCAGTATAGTGATGTTGGAGGCATCTTCCTGCAAGAGCAACAGCAATCATCACAGGTTAAATagcctttttcttttacttgcTGTAAAAGCATTTGCATTGCAGTACTAAAATCCCAACAGGTGCACAACAGGATACAAAGTTCAGAGCAGCTTTCTTGAAATTGCACTCTGATATTTTAAAGTACAATAATGTGGTGTATAAAGAACACACTTTTTCAaggtaaataaacaa contains:
- the tmem131l gene encoding transmembrane protein 131-like isoform X2, with amino-acid sequence MAGLQDFHQGSHCHRKTWINILLGILQLLLPCVQHGGAQLQALSQMSPSVVEVWQPEDAEPLAPLQVEKERRKEGLPLEDSSSPYMQENGKALHFQPPVLEFGTQPLGLPRAETIYIHNPSQEVPVTLLSMFTSSRHFYIPSFHRRVIPPRGKASFKLIFLPSEEGNIENTLFINTSAHGLLSYQVFGVGEDQGSLKSVQRKDSLLIFPHIQSIKLTQTQEDASNITILGLLLECSLPKSWNSPQGSCLQSEERLSLQINLSARGDQPAELDKLKPYVIEHILVLLLAPTAEQDAFGESKIRVYMLNSGGKKLYIKDMQVLSKVEASLDFNQVLLTPEAKNFTEVATLACRGSLPGLDQKCISHISLKIMGNRTAYSFPGLHVPHRWPVGDLFSLFQMKQRAANQVDLWLSNPFPVPLIVLNASLSEKLQGVMKVMNFNTPLTVPQGCWHVLSLQLLSRALPVNQVSTLSLNTSLGTALQVPLYFHPNPSKGEVVFEAERECGRPCPLRLSETGRSEWQRSLLPDFSHSSWAVDSKLAAELCSRWQSHKDKLPCRWPRLPVEASSLLDFGATPVNESKVKTFMLKNPSSSVVSVEIRVLSLYPAPLEALDLLTKWFNISPLSVNISTTEFSLLASSSKVGKNMEEKTGEGVLRLLLQPWESREVAVVFTPSEHKPTTTILIIRNNLTVFDMVTVQGHGAKELLKVGSKLPGPGASLRFNVPQSTLMECRDGLRSNKPLFAIRKSFKVENAGELPLTVMSMNINGYKCQGFGFEVLQCHSFSLDHNSSSELTIAFTPDFTSSWVIRDLTLVTSRGTSFPFTLNVTLPHHMLPLCAQVVPGPSWEETFWVVTLIFTCFSLFGVCLMAFYQAQFILNEFSAPSSRSNHNSVLSRENGSVNNITPNGVHKTKGSCKTYVDTCHTSDKGKGRGSPALANSPAPRPQSSKKGSSTTPTQQQKKCKVSLYYSKYKPSSSTASAGAVTVDEELEDLRPDPPLTPDTDVCNNNNEPAFINEMEKMTAPDFKEVVEDTMPAAVMFPMEIPAGFPDNVTLGAGPRPGLLVCSPIEKSCTEHYAEKMESEKRDSSELRDDCKGQKKKAQSTESGTAAGNNKGKRSRRKTENVSSAPEHNMQVTPEREKEPDWKTVDFVSGTRSRNRSTNSFKTEALKPVQTAESPLKQNGVCPARTRKKCTPERRVGSVCESGSDSGSSSGSVRASRGSWGSCSSTSSMEGDKDASARTHRSTTSSRKRDSMQYSVYPKEVDSYQPINANYKTKSMNSLYHKDQCQSQESTRPSFTSSFAAAVAAGMDQNTDVTGQYLPEDTWSAPPIPLTSEFRYNATEAMRYIPPTTASYRGLRWNSASSHCNSSYNYPPENGYIGNGTFTSGFHSHEGQNMHSNQTIWSDEQPQESPSTWDTAACVGSKPYFSGTRSLSPMSSLFGSIWTPQSEPYPSHFQPERSVPVSPITPPHSPFNREPVGACGPLQYSSFNPFGPHMNLDIWNSSSNRSSNSQLSNDSGYCGDV
- the tmem131l gene encoding transmembrane protein 131-like isoform X3, which encodes MAGLQDFHQGSHCHRKTWINILLGILQLLLPCVQHGGAQLQALSQMSPSVVEVWQPEDAEPLAPLQVEKERRKEGLPLEDSSSPYMQENGKALHFQPPVLEFGTQPLGLPRAETIYIHNPSQEVPVTLLSMFTSSRHFYIPSFHRRVIPPRGKASFKLIFLPSEEGNIENTLFINTSAHGLLSYQVFGVGEDQGSLKSVQRKDSLLIFPHIQSIKLTQTQEDASNITILGLLLECSLPKSWNSPQGSCLQSEERLSLQINLSARGDQPAELDKLKPYVIEHILVLLLAPTAEQDAFGESKIRVYMLNSGGKKLYIKDMQVLSKVEASLDFNQVLLTPEAKNFTEVATLACRGSLPGLDQKCISHISLKIMGNRTAYSFPGLHVPHRWPVGDLFSLFQMKQRAANQVDLWLSNPFPVPLIVLNASLSEKLQGVMKVMNFNTPLTVPQGCWHVLSLQLLSRALPVNQVSTLSLNTSLGTALQVPLYFHPNPSKGEVVFEAERECGRPCPLRLSETDFSHSSWAVDSKLAAELCSRWQSHKDKLPCRWPRLPVEASSLLDFGATPVNESKVKTFMLKNPSSSVVSVEIRVLSLYPAPLEALDLLTKWFNISPLSVNISTTEFSLLASSSKVGKNMEEKTGEGVLRLLLQPWESREVAVVFTPSEHKPTTTILIIRNNLTVFDMVTVQGHGAKELLKVGSKLPGPGASLRFNVPQSTLMECRDGLRSNKPLFAIRKSFKVENAGELPLTVMSMNINGYKCQGFGFEVLQCHSFSLDHNSSSELTIAFTPDFTSSWVIRDLTLVTSRGTSFPFTLNVTLPHHMLPLCAQVVPGPSWEETFWVVTLIFTCFSLFGVCLMAFYQAQFILNEFSAPSSRSNHNSVLSRENGSVNNITPNGVHKTKGSCKTYVDTCHTSDKGKGRGSPALANSPAPRPQSSKKGSSTTPTQQQKKCKVSLYYSKYKPSSSTASAGAVTVDEELEDLRPDPPLTPDTDVCNNNNEPAFINEMEKMTAPDFKEVVEDTMPAAVMFPMEIPAGFPDNVTLGAGPRPGLLVCSPIEKSCTEHYAEKMESEKRDSSEVELRDDCKGQKKKAQSTESGTAAGNNKGKRSRRKTENVSSAPEHNMQVTPEREKEPDWKTVDFVSGTRSRNRSTNSFKTEALKPVQTAESPLKQNGVCPARTRKKCTPERRVGSVCESGSDSGSSSGSVRASRGSWGSCSSTSSMEGDKDASARTHRSTTSSRKRDSMQYSVYPKEVDSYQPINANYKTKSMNSLYHKDQCQSQESTRPSFTSSFAAAVAAGMDQNTDVTGQYLPEDTWSAPPIPLTSEFRYNATEAMRYIPPTTASYRGLRWNSASSHCNSSYNYPPENGYIGNGTFTSGFHSHEGQNMHSNQTIWSDEQPQESPSTWDTAACVGSKPYFSGTRSLSPMSSLFGSIWTPQSEPYPSHFQPERSVPVSPITPPHSPFNREPVGACGPLQYSSFNPFGPHMNLDIWNSSSNRSSNSQLSNDSGYCGDV